The Prochlorococcus sp. MIT 0801 genomic sequence GATGTCATTCCCAGGCTGGCAAGCAAAACTTTCTATTGGTGATTCTTATCACTTACCTGTATTGACTCATAAAGAATTGATAACAAATTCTAGTTCTCTAGATATTTTGGTTGAAAAGATTTTTAAAAATATCTAATTAAGACCACTATGTCTTATTAGGGCTTCAGTAGAGGGAAGTCTTCCTCTAAATTGTTTGAAAACCTTATTGGGTGAACGACTACCACCAAGACTAAGAATTGAATCTCTATATTTCTTGCCAATTTTTCTTACTTCATCCTGATTAGCAAGGCCTGCCTCTTCAAATGCGGCAAAGGCGTCAGAACTGAGTACCTCAGCCCATTTGTATGAGTAGTATCCAGCAGCATAGCCACCAGCAAAAATATGACTGAAGGCACAGAGAAATTGATCTTCTGGAATAGGATCCATCACTGTTGTATTTTTTGCGATTTCTCGTCGTAACTCATCTGGGGAAATTTCTAAATCTTCATTCCATTGACTATGGAGTTTTAGATCAGTGAGAGCAAAATGTATTTGCCTTAAAGTCGCTAGCCCAGAATTAAATGTTCTGCTTTGCCTTAATTTATTGATTTCAGATTCTGGTAATGGCTCTTTCGTCTTCCAATGTATTGCTATTTCAGAAATTGTTTGATCCTCCAAGCACCAATTTTCCATGAATTGGCTTGCTAATTCAACAGCATCCCATTCAACGTTATTAATACCAGCTGCTTGAGGGTAATTTATAGTTGTCAGCATATGTTGTAGTCCGTGCCCAAATTCATGAAAGAGAGTTTCTACTTCTTCGAAACTCATCAGACTGGGTTTGTCCGCAATTGGAGGAGTTTGATTGCAGACTAAATAGGCTACTGGGAGAACAATATCATCTTTCGTTTTTTGATTTCGGCACAAACATTCATCCATCCAGGCACCTCCTCTTTTCGTCGCGGGACGACTGAAGGGATCTAGATAGAAAGATGCAATTTTCTGGCCGTCTATATTTTTAACATCGAAGAAACGGACATCTTCATGCCATAAAGGAGCTGTATTAATTACTTCTTCAATGTCAATTTCAAAAAGTCTTTTGCATAAATTGAATAGACCATTAAGAACTTGATCTAGAGGAAACCAAGGCCTGAGTTTCTCTTGGTCAAGATCGTATTTCTCTTTGCGTAGTACTTCAGCCCAAAAACTTATATCCCATGGAGATAGCTCAAAATCTTCGTTTTCTCCATTTCTTTTGGCACACTCACGAAGATGTATAATTTCTTTTTCGGCATGAGGCATTGCTGCTAATCGTAATTCTTCTAGTAACATCTCAACAGCCTCTTCATTATCAGCCATCTTTGTAGCCAGACTAATTTCGCACCAGTTTTTATATCCTAATAGTTTTGCCTGTTTATTTCTGAGATCTAGAATCTCTTCAATTATTTTTTTATTATTAATCTTTCCATTGCTAGCTCTACTTACAAAAGCTCTGTAGACTTCCTCTCTGATACGTCTATCTTTTGCATAGGTTTGAAAAGGAATGTACCTAGGCAAGTCTAAGCCAACTCTCCATGGACCACTTGATGCTGATGGTTCATTACCTTCTTTATCTTTGTCACCAGATTCCTTTGCCGCAAGAGCTAATGTTTCAAGTGCTCTTTCAGGAAGCCCCTCGACTTCTGATTTGTTTTTTAATAAAAGAGTCCAATTCTTAGTCGCATCTAATACGTTGTTACTAAATGTCGTTGATAATTCGGCTAGTCGCTCACTACGAGAATTAAATAGTGCTTTTTTATCAGCTTCTAGACCAATTCCTTTGTTTTTCATCGTTATTAGTTCTGCTTCAATTATTCTTATTTGTGTTTCGTCCTTTATATTTCCATGCTCTTTTAAATTTGAGAGCGCCTTGAAAATGACTTCGTTTTGAGCGAGCTGATTGCTAAATCTAACGATGGTAGGTTGCTGATTTGAATGAACCTCACGTAGTTTAGTGGAATTGCATACAGCATTCAGATGACTTACAACCCCCCAACTCCACCTAAGCTTTTCACCTATTTCATAAAGCTGAGGCATTACATCTTCCCAACTTAGTGAACTTTTGGTTTCTAATTGCTCTTCGAGTTGTTCTTCTAGTTTATTTAATTTTTCATTTAATTCTTTTATGAGCTTGGGTATATTTTCCGTGATCTCGTTAGGGGTGATTTTATCGTAATCAGGAAGTCCTTCACCTTTTAATAGAGCTGTTGGCTTTATTGAAGTCATTTTTAAAATTCAAAAACTAACTGATTGGTACAAGGCTATTGGTAATTAATGATTGTGCGAGAGCATTTGTTGATACCTCATATAAATCAATAGCTATTCTTGGCCAAAAACCTATTACTAATGTAGGAACTAAGAGGCTTAAACCTATTGAAAGCTCTCTAGCATCCATTTCTTTTACTATGGATAATGCAGGGATCCTAGGACCAAAAAATACTCTTCTACACATTGAAAGAAGGTAGATAGGAGTTAAAACCAGTCCGATAGCTGCTAAAAGGATTGTTATTGCTCTAAATAAAGAAGTGAATCCTTCTTGACTGGTGATGCCTAGAAAAACTGTGATTTCACTTATAAATCCACTCATCCCTGGTAAGGCAAGTGACGCTAAAGAACTGGCCAAGAAGAATGCGAAAGTAATTGGTAAAGCCTTTGCTAAACCGCCCATGTTAGGGATTGAAAGAGTATTGGTTCTTTCATAAAAACTTCCAGTAACAAAAAACATTGCGGCAGCAATCAGTCCATGGCTAATCATTTGGAGCATCGCTCCACTGATTCCAAGTGCATTAACTGCGCCAATTCCAACAAGAACAAAACCCATGTGACTTACAGAACTGCAGGCGATGCGCCTTTTTACATTGTCTTGTGCAAAAGCATTTAGAGCTCCATAAATAATATTTACTATCCCAATGATGATTAGAGCTGGAGCAAGTATTAAATGAGTATCAGGTAAAATTTGGACGTTAAATCTTATAAGAGCGTAACCTCCCATTTTTAATAAAACACCAGCTAATAACATTGAAACCGGTGCATTTGCCTCCCCATGAGCATCGGGAAGCCAGGTATGAAGTGGAAAGATAGGAAGCTTTACTCCAAAACCAATTAAAAAACCTAAATAACAAAATATCCCAAAATTCCCGGTAAAAGATTTGGCTGCAATTTCACTTAAATTGAAGGTGAATTGATCTCCAGAAAGAGCTAAAGCAAGCCCACTAATTAATATTAAAAGGGAAGCCAGTGCGGTGTAAAGAATGAATTTTGTTGCTGCATAGAGTTTCCTTTTGCCTCCCCAAATAGCAATCAAAAGATAGACTGGAACTAGCTCAAGCTCCCAAGCTAAAAAGAATAGTAAGAAATCTTGCGATAGGAAAACTAAAGCTTGGGCTGAAGCTTGTATAAGTAATAGAGCAAAGTAAAGCCTTGTTTTTTGTTTTACTTTCCAACTTGCAGCTGCGGACAAAAAAGTGATTAGCCCGCTTAGGACTACCAGCGGAGCGGATATTCCATCTACTCCCAGTGACCATTCGAGTCCTATGGACGGAAGCCACTGAAGTCTTTCGACCAACTGCAAGCTTTCGCTATTTGGATCAAATAAATTGGCAAAAGCCAATACAACTATTAGAAAATCGGCTAATAAAATTACTAGGGCTATATTTCTCGGAAGATTAGAATTTTTACCTTCTTGCGTTGGGAGGAAAGGCATTATCAATGCTCCAACTATGGGGAGGAGCACAATGAGTGAGAGCCATGGAAATACCGTCTGAGAATCAATACTCATAGGCAGATTGGCATCCATAATTTGGGGCAAGTCAGCCATAAAGCTATCAGTTTTTTTTCGTTTTCATGAGTAGAACTACCCAAAGGTGTTTGAAATGCATTCGCTTCCTGTGAGCTGGATGCTCATTAATGGAGCACGACTTGCTACACCAGCAGCTTCCCAAGCTTTGACCATCGCGACACTGACTTCTCGGCCTTTAGTCGCTTTGCACAAGGCAAGAATGCTTGGTCCTGCTCCACTAATTGCACATCCTAAAGCTCCGGCAGCCTTTGCTGCTTCTCTTACCTCTAACCCACCTTTAATCAGACCCCATCTGTAGGGTTCATGAAGCTTGTCATGCATACCATCTGCAATTAAATCCTCATTTCCAGTCCTTAGTCCTTGAAGCAGAAGAGTAAGCGCACCTAAATTGATTACTGCATCATTGACTGGAATATTCTCCGGCATTACACGTCTCGCTTCGCTTGTACTAAGGCGAATAGATGGAATTGCAACTACTGCTTTTATTGATTTATCCCAATCACAGCGGACCACTCGCCATCTGTCATTGGCAGTTTTAGCTGTTACGCAAAGACCTCCTATTAATGATGGAACAACATTGTCTGGATGACCTTCTATATCTATTGCCAGCTCCAATAATTTTTCCTTAGGTAAAGGATATCCAGCAAGTGCATTTGCTCCAACTAGCCCTGCCACGATAGCCGTAGCACTGCTTCCAAGTCCTCTTGCGGGAGGTACTGCCAATGTTACTCTTGCTTCAAGAGCTACAGGCTCTATACCTGCAGTTCTCCAAACTCTTTGCGCGGCTCGATAAAAAAGGTTTTCAGGGCCGCCTCTTAAATGATTGCCTTCAGTACTTTCCATTATTAATTCAAATCTTTCAGCATTACCTTCAATTCTTTTAATAGTGAACTGATTGGAAAGGTCTAATGCTGCTCCAAGGCAATCAAACCCTGGACCAATATTGGCTGTAGTAGAAGGGACTTCTACTACGACAGTTTGTCCTATTTTTGGCGGCCCCATGTTTTTATCCTTTAGCTAAGTCTCCCATTTTATTCGGCAATTAAGCGTGCTCTGCAAGCTGAGCTGAATAATGTCGCTTCTTTATCTTTAAGAACAACCAATGGAATTTCCTTTAAATAAGATTGAAAGCGACCCTTATTACTAAATGCACTAAGGAAGTTAGAAGAGTTTATTCCATCGAGGTTTTTTGCTGCTGTTCCACCTGCTATCCATAAGCCTGAAGAGCAAAGTTCTTGTAAAGCAAGGTCTCCAGCTGCAGACCCATAAGCATTTAGCCATAGTTGCAAGGCTTCAGTCATTAATTTGTCTCCGTTTTTTGCTTTTTCCCAAACAAGTGCGGGTAAATCTGTGGAATCTGATTTGTCACTATCCATATTTTTTAAAATTACCTGAAGTGGATGGCTTTCATTTATTGGATCATCCAATTTCCATCTGGCAATCATGCCAAGGCCAGTACCACTAACAATTCTTTCAATGGATATTCTTTGAATATTTAACTTCTTTTTTAGCCATTTGACTAATGCCCATTCGTTTTCTGTTCTTGGGGAAAATTCTCGATGCCCTCCTTCACTTGGAAATATAGAAATGCTTTTAGGGGTTATAAAGCCTCTGGACATTCCTAAGCCAGTACCAGCTCCGATAATTGCAATTAATTTTTGATTGTTTTTGTAATCAGAATTTAATGTCCCTTGTATTACTTCATATTGGTTTCTGTTGAAAAATGGTATTCCATAGATTAAAACTGAAAAATCATTTATTAATTCAATATTATTTATTTTTGAAAGTAGAGATAACTTTTTTGATTCGATGTCCCAGCCAAGATTTGTAATCTTAACCTCCTGATTTTGTATTGGCCCGGCTACACCAATAGAACCATATTGAGGCAGTGATATATGATCTGGTAAATGTTTAATAAAATCTTCAAATAATGAGTAAAAAGATTTCCATTCTGATGAAATATAGTACTTCTCAAATAATTTTTTTGGATAGTTCTCGTTTGAATAAATAGCTAATATTGTTTTAGTTCCCCCAAGGTCTCCAGCAAGTAAATTCATTATTTATGAAATTTCTTTAATTATTATTTACTCTCAACCAAACTCTTTTTGCTGATTGATTCATCCATTATAAGTTTGAACTTATCCAAAGTCATTTTACCAAGATCTTTTCCCTCACGTGTTCTTACCGAGATTTCATTATTCTCTTCTTCTTTATCTCCAATAATTATCAAGAAAGGTATTCTTTGCATTGTATGCTCTCTTATCTTAAATCCCACTTTTTCATTCCTTGTGTCAACAGAAGCTCTAAAACCATATTTTATTAATTTAGATTTAGTATCCAAGCATGCATCATTATTTCTGTCAGTTATCCCCATTACTACGATTTGAAGTGGGCATAACCATATGGGCAAGTTCCCAGAATAGTTCTCAATTAAAATACCAATAAATCTCTCAAATGAACCTAAAATTGCTCTATGCAACATGACAGGGGGTTGTTTCTTCCCATCAACATCTATGTAGCTTGAATTTAGCCTTTCAGGCATTGAGAAATCTACTTGAATTGTCCCACATTGCCAGACTCTGTTAAGACAATCTTTGAGGGAGAATTCAATTTTTGGACCATAGAAAGCCCCTTCTCCAGGCAGTAAAGACCAATCTAATCCTTTTGAATCTAAAGCATCTGAAAGCGCTTTTTCTGATTTGTCCCATACATCATCGCTTCCAACTCTTTTCTCTGGTCTTGTTGAGAGTTTAATAAGAATTGAATTGAAACCAAAGGCTTTATAGACTTCAAAAACAAGATCAATAAAGCTTTGAACTTCTTCTTGTATTTGTTCATTAGTGCAGAAAATATGTCCATCATCTTGAACAAAGTTTCTTACTCTCATTAATCCATGTAAAGCTCCAGATGGTTCATTCCTATGACAAGATCCAAACTCTGAAAGTCTTATTGGAAGATCACGATAGCTTTTTAAACCTTGATTAAATACTTGTACATGACATGGACAATTCATTGGTTTTATAGCATATTCTTTATTCTCAGATGTAGTAGTAAACATGTCCTCCTTAAATTTATCCCAATGTCCAGATTTCTCCCATAAACTTCTACAAACTATCTGAGGTGATTTTAATTCTTGATAATCATATTTTGAAATCGTTTCCCGAATAAAATCTTGTAAAACTCTATAAATAGTCCAACCATTTGGATGCCAGAAAATCATTCCTGGTGCTTCTTCTTGAAAGTGGAAAAGTGATAGTTTTTTACCCAATTTTCTATGATCTCTTTTTTCTGCTTCTTCAATTCTATTAATGTATTCTTTTAATTCTTTAGAATTCTTCCAAGCTGTTCCATATATTCTTTGAAGCATTTCATTGTTAGAATCTCCTCGCCAATATGCACCAGAAACTTTCATTAATTTAAAAGCTCTTAGATGCCTTGTGTTTGGGACGTGAGGTCCTCTGCACATATCAATATATTCTTCATGTTTATATAGTTTTATAATTTCATCTTTCGGTATATTTTTAATTATATCTAGCTTGAATACTTCACCTCTTTCTGAGAAAACTTGTGTTGCTTTTGCAGGAGAAACGACTTCTACATCTACATCGTAATCTTTATTTATAAGTTCTTTTATCCTTTTTTCAATCTTCTCCAAATCTACTGGAGTAAATGTATCTTTGTATGAAATATCATAATAAAAACCATCCTCAATGACAGGGCCAATTGCCATTTTGGCCTCAGGATATAGCTGCTTTACTGCGTGACCGAGAAGGTGAGCGAATGAATGTCTAATAATTTCTAAACCTTCATTATCCTTTGATGTGATTATTTGTATTTCGGCATCATTTGTAATTGGAATACATGTATCCAAAAGATTACCGTTGACTCTTCCTGCTAGTGCTGCTTTTGCTAAACCAGGACCAATATCTGTGGCTATTTTTTCAATGGTTACTGATGATTCATAGTTCTTTTCACTACCATCAGGTAAAGTAATTATTGGCATAATCGTCTATAGAGTTGAATAAAATCCAAGAGCATCTTTAACTCTCTTTAATGTTAACTTAGAAACCTCCTGGGCAGTAAGTTTGCCTTTATTTAGTATTCTTTTTAACTCTTCTGGATCATTCATTAGTTCTTTATATTTTTCTTGAATAGGTTTAAGAACGTTAATCATTGCCTCTGTAAACTCTGGTTTGAATTTACCCCAGCCCATTTCTGCGCAATACTCAGCTGCTTTTTCTCTGCCTAGGCCTGAAATTATAGAATAAATTGTTAAAAGATTTTCAGCTTCAGGTCTTGAAGGATTTCCGAATTCTAATCCTAATTGTGAGTCGGTTTTTGCACGTTTTATTTTTTTAGTAATTACATCTGGACTGTCTAATAAAGTAATCCTACTATTTTCATTTGGGTCGCTTTTACTCATTTTTTTTGTTCCGTCTGTCAGGCTCATGACTTTGGAACACTCTTTCAAAATTAAGGGATTTGGAACTTTAAGTATTGGATTCTCTTTTGTTCCGAATTTTGAATTAATTCTTTGAGAAGCAATATCTCTCGCAAGCTCAAGATGCTGCTTTTGATCTTCTCCAACAGGCACCAAATCAGCGTCATAGAGAAGAATATCCGCGGCCATAAGAACTGGATAATCTAATAATCCAATAGATACATTGTCGCCTTGTTTAATTGACTTTTCCTTGAACTGAATCATTCTCTCCATCCAGTTTAAAGGAGTTAAGCAATTTAATATCCAGCAAAGCTCGCTATGTGCGCTTATCTGACTTTGAATGAATATTGAGCATTTATCAGGATTCATTCCACAAGCGATATACAAAGCCGCTGTAGATAAAGAATTTTGATGAAGAGATTTTGGGTCATGCGGAGTCGTTATCGCATGAAGATCAACAACGCAAACAAAAGTTTCGTAATTTTCTTGTAATTCAACCCAGTTTCTTATTGCTCCAAGCCAGTTACCAATATGAACATCTCCTGTGGGTTGAACACCAGATAAGACTCGCTTCTGATTCACTTATCCTTGCTCGCTTGTATTTGTTGAATCATCTTCATTTGAACTTGCTTCTGTTGTTTGATCATTATCTTTTTCTGCAGGATCTTGAGCAACATTGTTTGCCTGATTAGTATCAGCTACCTCTTGTTCTTTAACTGGCTTTTCTGGTCTTGCAAAAGGGTTGGGCTTTGTGTTGGCTGAGTTGTTATTTTCACCGTTATAGTTTCCCCTGTTACCCCTGCCTCTTCTTTGGTCATTGGCGGGCGCTTGAGACCTATATTCGTTGACTAAATTTTCAAGATTTCCATCTTCAAGCATTTGGGCAAGAGTTCTTACCGCGAAACCTAAAACAGCAACAGTAGAACGAAGATTAAAAGCTTCTTGTAATGATCTAGCTGCTCGCATTTCATTATCACTTAAGCGAATACGAAAGCCTCCCTCTCTATTGTTAGGACCTCGGCCACCTCTGAAATTATTACGACCATTTTGTCTTTGGTTTTGGAAATCGCCACCACCTGACTGATTATTGGTGTAAGAGTCACCCATGAACTTATTTGCCAATAGGGGCAAGTGTGACGCATAGCCGGTACTTTTGCGACATATTTGAATATCTTGATTAGCACTTTCACATCTAATGACATTGATCCCTGCGGAATGATTTGATTTCTTTAGGCATAAATTTTTCCTCTTAAAAACGTAAAACCTTCTTTCTTTGCGGTTATTAAGGGAAAATTTGCTTTAAAATGAAAGTTAGCTAAGAAGAAACTGTATTTATTCAAATCGTGGAAAATCATTCATTAACAAAACCTCCTCTTTCCTTACCTTCTTTTTCGATTCCGAAAATTAGTCTTTTTATTGGGCTAACTATTACCGGTCAATGGGTTTTAAGTGATGTGGCCCATATCCCTGGGGGTGGACTTGGATTGCTATTAGGGCTTGGTTGTATTTTTTATTTTTTAAAACCAGGAAAGGTTTCATTTGATGCTCCCTCTACTGTTCAAGGATGGGTAAGAAGATGTCATGACGTTTTAGAGAATTTTGAGTATTTACTTGAGGATGGAGAACAAAGTGAAAGAAAAAAAGAAAGAATTAATTCCTTGCAAAAAATTATTGATAGAAGCGAAGATCAAAGCATTGGTTTCTTGAAAACAAAAGGCGTAAAATTACCTGATAAAGAGCAATTGGAAAAAGTTTTAGGAATAAATAATCAAATAAAAGTTTCTTTTCCACCAGCTCTTCCTGTAAGAGATCGAAATTGGATTTTGCCAGATTTAATCCAAGATCAAGATTTTATTGTTTATTCTTTGGCACTTCCAATGAGCGCAGCTGATCTTTTGTGGATTAAAAATATCCCTACAGATCAACCAGCCTGGCTAATGGTTGCCAGTAAAGAATCTACTGATTGGTCTGACGAGCGAAATGCATTAGAGGCTCAATTACCAGATAGATGGACTAACAGAGTATTGAAATGGGATGGATCTCAAACAGAAATGGCAACGGTTCTTTCTCCAATTAAGAAACTTCTTGAAAATCCAAAGAAGAATACAGACATTACTAAGCAAAGACTTTTGTCTCGATTGCATACTTCTTGGCAAAAAGATTTGGAAAAATTAAGAAGAGAAAAATTTAAGGTTATTCAAACAAGATCTCAGTGGATAGTTGCTGGTATCGTTTTCGCCTCCCCTGTTGCCTCAACTGATTTGCTTGCAGTTGCAGTGGTTAATGGCTTGATGATCAAAGAAATGTCGAAAATATGGTCTTCCAAAATGAAGCCAGAATTACTTGAGGCAGTCTCACGACAACTAGCAATGGCTGCAATTGCTCAAGGAGTGGTCGAATGGAGTGGACAGTCCTTGTTGAGCTTGGCAAAGCTTGATGGCTCCTCTTGGGTTGCTGCTGGAACAATTCAGGCCTTGAGTGCTGCTTATTTAACAAGAGTGGTTGGGAGATCGATGGCTGATTGGATGGCTCTTAATAACGGAGTAACTCAACCTGATTTAGAACTTATTAAGCAACAAGCTCCTCAACTAGTATCAAAAGCTGCTGAGTTAGAAAGAGTTGATTGGGTGGCTTTTTTAAAGCAATCAAAAGAATGGATTCATTCTCAATCTATGAATTACAAAGTTAAATCAGTTTAAGTTTATAACTTTTATTCTGTTATCTCATTGACTTATATTTAGATAAAACATTAATACTTTCTAATTTCAAATATATGTTTAATAAAAAGGTTCCTTTTGATTATCTTTATAAGAAAAATAAGATACTTGGTTTATATATTTTCCTTTCTTTAAATATTTTATTCCTGATAGGATGTGTAAATAAAAACACTTATAGACCAAGCAATGATAAGCCTTTCGTTTTAACTACTTTTACAATTTTGGCCGATCTTGCTAGAAATGTTGCTGGAGATAGACTTCTAGTTAAATCAATAACGAAACCAGGAGCAGAAATCCATAGTTATCAATTTACACCTAGTGATATCGTAAAAACTAAAGGAGCAAAACTGATTATTGAAAATGGTTTAGGTCTTGAAGCATGGTTTTCGAAATTTATGATTAGCACGGGTGATATTCCCAATGTGAAATTAACCGAGGGGATGAAGCCATTATTGATAGAGGGAGATGCTTATTCAGGGAAGCCAAATCCTCATGCCTGGATGTCACCCAAAAGAGCTAAGAATTATGTAGATAAAATAGTTGATGCTTTTATTAAAATCGATCCTGATGGAGCTCTTGAATACTCATCTAACGCTTCAACCTATAAAGCTAAACTTGAATTGCTTGATAAAGAGCTAAGAGATTCTTTATCCTCTATTCCTAAAGAAAGAAGATTTTTGGTGACATGCGAAGGAGCCTTTACTTATCTGGCCCGTGATTACGGAATGAAAGAGGCATATTTGTGGCCAGTTAATGCTGAAAGTCAAGTAACCCCAAGGAGAATGGTGAATTTAATAAAAAAAATCCAAGAGAATGAAGTTCCAACTATTTTTTGTGAAAGCACTGTGAGTGCAGAAGCACAAATGGAAGTTGCAAAATCAAGCGGAGCTGTTTTTGGTGGGACTTTCTATGTAGATTCACTCTCAAATCAAAATGGTCCTGCTCCTACCTATATAGATTTACTAAGGCACAATGTTCGATTGATTACTAAGGGCCTATCTATTTCAGCAATAAAAAAATAATGAACCCAATTTTTAAAAGTAACGAGAAAGATTTTATGCGTATTGAGGCAGACCAAGTTTGTGTGGACTACAACGGAACAGTTGCTCTTTATGATGCAAGTTTAAATTTAAAAGCTGGATCTATCTGTGGCCTTGTGGGCATGAATGGTGCCGGAAAATCAACTTTTTTCAAAGCTCTCATGGGCTTTGTTAGACCTTCAAGGGGTAAAATAAAGATCAATGGTATAAACGTTAATCAAGCGCAGAAGGAGCAATCCGTTGCATATGTTCCACAAAATGAAGGAATAGATTATTCATTTCCAGTGAGTGTTTGGGATGTCGTAATGATGGGGCGATATGGTGCTATGAACATTTTTCGAATACCAAGAGAGTCAGATAGACGAGCAGTTGTTCATGCCCTTGAGAGAGTTGATCTTTTTGATCTCAGAGAAAGACCAATAGGATCTTTATCTGGAGGGCAACGCAAAAGAGCTTTTCTTGCAAGAGCAATTGCCCAACGGGCATCAGTACTCTTATTAGACGAACCTTTTTCTGGAGTTGATGTACCCACTGAAAAGCTTATGGCTGAGCTATTTCTTCAGTTTCGACAAGAAGGACATACTATTTTGATATCCACTCATGATTTGAATCATGTGCGAGATTTCTGTGATTTTGTTGTCCTTATCAATAAGACAGTTCTTGCGTATGGCAAAACCTCGGAGGTCTTTACTTCTGAAAATCTAAATAAAACATTTGGAGGAATTCCTCCAAACCCTTTATCAGGTCCAACGTCAAGTAAAGATTTTATAAATGAGTGAATTTCTAATTTCCATTACGCCAATTGATTGGCTATTGGATCCATTAACTCATGACTTCATGAGAAGAGCTTTAATGGTTAGCGCCTTAGTAGGAGGTGTTTGCGGACTTTTATCTTGTTATATGACATTAAAAGGTTGGGCATTAATGGGTGACGCGGTTTCTCATGCGGTTATGCCAGGAGTAGTAGTTGCTTATGCCTTAGGGCTCCCTTTTTCCTTAGGCGCTTTTGTTTTTGGCGTTGGTTCAGTTGCTTTGATTGGATTTGTTAAACAGAAATCTAGAATCAAAGAAGATACAGTAATAGGACTTGTTTTTACTGGCTTTTTTGCTTTAGGCCTTGTATTGGTCTCAAAAATTAAAAGTAATATTGATCTAATGCAAATACTTTTTGGAAGCCCTCTTGGTATTTCTCGTTCAGATGTTAACCAGACTTTAATAATTTCGTTTATTGTTATATCTATTTTGCTTATATTTAGAAAAGATTTAATGCTTTATTGCTTTGATGCTAAACATGCTAGATCTATAGGAATAAATACAGGTATTCTTCATTATTTATTATTAACTTTATTGTCATTATCCGCAGTTGTAGGACTGCAAACCGTAGGTATTATACTTGTAGTAGCAATGTTGATAACTCCTGGTGCGACAGCATACTTGCTTACAGATCGTTTTGATAGGATGACAATATTAGCAGTGATTAGCAGCTCTTTCTCAAGTATTTTAGGTGTTTATATAAGTTATTGGTCAGATATAGAAACAGGAGGATCTATTGTTTTAGTACAAACATTAATCTTTTTAATAGCTTTCTTATTCGC encodes the following:
- a CDS encoding M3 family metallopeptidase, producing the protein MTSIKPTALLKGEGLPDYDKITPNEITENIPKLIKELNEKLNKLEEQLEEQLETKSSLSWEDVMPQLYEIGEKLRWSWGVVSHLNAVCNSTKLREVHSNQQPTIVRFSNQLAQNEVIFKALSNLKEHGNIKDETQIRIIEAELITMKNKGIGLEADKKALFNSRSERLAELSTTFSNNVLDATKNWTLLLKNKSEVEGLPERALETLALAAKESGDKDKEGNEPSASSGPWRVGLDLPRYIPFQTYAKDRRIREEVYRAFVSRASNGKINNKKIIEEILDLRNKQAKLLGYKNWCEISLATKMADNEEAVEMLLEELRLAAMPHAEKEIIHLRECAKRNGENEDFELSPWDISFWAEVLRKEKYDLDQEKLRPWFPLDQVLNGLFNLCKRLFEIDIEEVINTAPLWHEDVRFFDVKNIDGQKIASFYLDPFSRPATKRGGAWMDECLCRNQKTKDDIVLPVAYLVCNQTPPIADKPSLMSFEEVETLFHEFGHGLQHMLTTINYPQAAGINNVEWDAVELASQFMENWCLEDQTISEIAIHWKTKEPLPESEINKLRQSRTFNSGLATLRQIHFALTDLKLHSQWNEDLEISPDELRREIAKNTTVMDPIPEDQFLCAFSHIFAGGYAAGYYSYKWAEVLSSDAFAAFEEAGLANQDEVRKIGKKYRDSILSLGGSRSPNKVFKQFRGRLPSTEALIRHSGLN
- a CDS encoding NAD(P)H-quinone oxidoreductase subunit 4: MDANLPMSIDSQTVFPWLSLIVLLPIVGALIMPFLPTQEGKNSNLPRNIALVILLADFLIVVLAFANLFDPNSESLQLVERLQWLPSIGLEWSLGVDGISAPLVVLSGLITFLSAAASWKVKQKTRLYFALLLIQASAQALVFLSQDFLLFFLAWELELVPVYLLIAIWGGKRKLYAATKFILYTALASLLILISGLALALSGDQFTFNLSEIAAKSFTGNFGIFCYLGFLIGFGVKLPIFPLHTWLPDAHGEANAPVSMLLAGVLLKMGGYALIRFNVQILPDTHLILAPALIIIGIVNIIYGALNAFAQDNVKRRIACSSVSHMGFVLVGIGAVNALGISGAMLQMISHGLIAAAMFFVTGSFYERTNTLSIPNMGGLAKALPITFAFFLASSLASLALPGMSGFISEITVFLGITSQEGFTSLFRAITILLAAIGLVLTPIYLLSMCRRVFFGPRIPALSIVKEMDARELSIGLSLLVPTLVIGFWPRIAIDLYEVSTNALAQSLITNSLVPIS
- the thrB gene encoding homoserine kinase, which encodes MGPPKIGQTVVVEVPSTTANIGPGFDCLGAALDLSNQFTIKRIEGNAERFELIMESTEGNHLRGGPENLFYRAAQRVWRTAGIEPVALEARVTLAVPPARGLGSSATAIVAGLVGANALAGYPLPKEKLLELAIDIEGHPDNVVPSLIGGLCVTAKTANDRWRVVRCDWDKSIKAVVAIPSIRLSTSEARRVMPENIPVNDAVINLGALTLLLQGLRTGNEDLIADGMHDKLHEPYRWGLIKGGLEVREAAKAAGALGCAISGAGPSILALCKATKGREVSVAMVKAWEAAGVASRAPLMSIQLTGSECISNTFG
- a CDS encoding glucokinase — its product is MNLLAGDLGGTKTILAIYSNENYPKKLFEKYYISSEWKSFYSLFEDFIKHLPDHISLPQYGSIGVAGPIQNQEVKITNLGWDIESKKLSLLSKINNIELINDFSVLIYGIPFFNRNQYEVIQGTLNSDYKNNQKLIAIIGAGTGLGMSRGFITPKSISIFPSEGGHREFSPRTENEWALVKWLKKKLNIQRISIERIVSGTGLGMIARWKLDDPINESHPLQVILKNMDSDKSDSTDLPALVWEKAKNGDKLMTEALQLWLNAYGSAAGDLALQELCSSGLWIAGGTAAKNLDGINSSNFLSAFSNKGRFQSYLKEIPLVVLKDKEATLFSSACRARLIAE